From a region of the Candidatus Limnocylindrales bacterium genome:
- a CDS encoding alpha/beta fold hydrolase, whose amino-acid sequence MTFRTFRAVAMTAAASFCLSTTSMAALSDKDRCLDGKHKAAGKHVACLVKTLAASVGEVPDFTRCDDALADAFAGVEDKYGSQCRTAGDAAGIGARNQSLVDSLEVLTDPAGAGTREALACALARLKAAGRRASCGAKAQSLLIKRDLVARDTAVCDSKLAAALAKAEEGGSCIGVVTAEAIATLIDTTFAEIEADLANLGTEDFANRGRYRAARQTLTFVDTTRPTAANNGFPSLPERTLVTDIYYPSVSTSTGAPVAEGGPFPVLIRAHGLGGFRTDSTELIRHLAGHGYVVVSPDFPLSNLNTPGGATLLDLEAQAGDVSYLISQLEALDAQAGGAFEGKLDLSRIGAIGHSLGGATVFAATYHPTLRDPRIDAVVGLAPFACFYQEAFFDGGATAPMMILAGDEDMITGYASNHLAVFGRANAEKYLVTLAGGTHTAFINELFGGGSNPDEELACPSLLPPGAERPYFPDFGIPEDFLGGAAAGVDTTGSTCEPICPPPPATYMDWDRQIELASAGTLAMFEREFRGSISADRFITGRIDDENDDVTLAYER is encoded by the coding sequence ATGACTTTTCGTACCTTCCGGGCCGTCGCGATGACGGCGGCCGCATCCTTCTGCCTGTCCACCACCTCGATGGCCGCATTGTCCGACAAGGATCGCTGTCTCGACGGCAAGCACAAGGCTGCCGGCAAGCACGTTGCCTGTCTGGTCAAAACGTTGGCCGCCTCGGTCGGTGAAGTGCCCGATTTCACGCGCTGCGACGACGCGCTCGCCGACGCCTTCGCCGGCGTCGAAGACAAGTATGGCAGCCAGTGCCGCACCGCGGGCGATGCGGCCGGCATCGGCGCTCGCAACCAGTCCCTCGTCGACTCGCTGGAAGTCCTGACCGATCCCGCCGGGGCCGGCACGCGCGAGGCGCTCGCGTGCGCGCTGGCACGGCTGAAGGCGGCCGGCCGCCGCGCCTCCTGCGGCGCCAAGGCGCAGAGCCTGCTCATCAAGAGGGACCTGGTGGCTCGCGACACCGCCGTCTGCGACTCCAAGCTTGCCGCGGCGCTGGCCAAGGCCGAGGAGGGCGGCTCCTGCATCGGCGTCGTCACCGCCGAAGCGATCGCGACCCTGATCGATACGACGTTCGCCGAGATCGAAGCCGATCTGGCCAATCTTGGAACGGAGGACTTCGCCAACCGTGGCCGATACCGCGCGGCCAGGCAGACGCTGACGTTCGTCGACACGACGCGCCCGACCGCCGCCAACAATGGCTTTCCATCGTTGCCCGAGCGCACGCTCGTCACCGACATCTATTACCCGTCGGTTTCGACGAGCACGGGCGCGCCCGTGGCGGAAGGCGGACCGTTCCCGGTGCTCATCCGTGCGCATGGCCTTGGCGGCTTCCGCACCGATTCCACCGAACTCATCCGTCATCTGGCAGGTCACGGCTACGTCGTGGTGTCGCCCGACTTTCCGCTCTCGAACCTGAACACGCCGGGCGGCGCCACTCTGCTCGACCTGGAGGCGCAGGCCGGCGACGTCAGCTACCTGATCTCGCAGCTGGAGGCGCTCGACGCGCAGGCGGGCGGCGCCTTCGAAGGCAAGCTCGATCTGTCGCGCATCGGTGCGATCGGGCATTCCCTGGGCGGCGCAACCGTCTTTGCGGCGACGTACCACCCGACGCTGCGCGACCCGCGCATCGACGCGGTCGTGGGCCTGGCGCCGTTCGCCTGCTTCTACCAGGAGGCCTTCTTCGACGGCGGCGCCACCGCGCCGATGATGATCCTGGCCGGCGACGAGGACATGATCACCGGCTACGCGAGCAACCATCTTGCCGTCTTCGGCCGTGCCAACGCCGAGAAGTACCTGGTGACCCTGGCAGGCGGCACGCATACCGCATTCATCAACGAGCTGTTCGGCGGCGGCTCCAATCCCGACGAGGAGCTGGCCTGCCCCTCGCTGCTGCCGCCGGGCGCCGAGCGCCCCTACTTCCCCGACTTCGGCATTCCCGAGGATTTTCTCGGCGGCGCCGCTGCCGGCGTCGACACGACCGGCTCGACCTGCGAGCCGATCTGTCCGCCTCCTCCCGCGACCTACATGGACTGGGACCGCCAGATCGAGCTGGCCAGCGCCGGCACGCTGGCGATGTTCGAGAGGGAATTTCGTGGCAGTATATCGGCGGACCGTTTCATCACCGGTCGCATCGACGACGAGAACGACGACGTGACGCTCGCGTACGAGCGCTAG
- a CDS encoding UdgX family uracil-DNA binding protein (This protein belongs to the uracil DNA glycosylase superfamily, members of which act in excision repair of DNA. However, it belongs more specifically to UdgX branch, whose founding member was found to bind uracil in DNA (where it does not belong), without cleaving it, appears to promote DNA repair by a pathway involving RecA, rather than base excision.), with the protein MRRQSPGEGPGKAPVPPRPTLSSLKKAAATCRACDLWKRGTQTVFGEGRTTARVMFVGEQPGNDEDLSGKPFVGPAGKLLDRALEAAGIERGDAYVTNVVKHFKWEPRGKRRIHKKPSTTEMVACRPWLEAEIDVVKPDLLVALGATAAQSLLGKAFRVTEQRGKVLESDYGVPILATVHPSSLLRAPDDETRRRETDRFIADLKVARKLLK; encoded by the coding sequence GTGCGACGGCAATCGCCGGGCGAAGGTCCCGGCAAGGCTCCCGTGCCGCCGCGGCCCACCCTGTCCTCTCTCAAGAAGGCTGCCGCCACCTGCCGCGCGTGCGACCTGTGGAAGCGCGGCACGCAGACCGTCTTCGGCGAAGGCAGGACGACGGCGCGCGTGATGTTCGTCGGCGAGCAGCCGGGCAACGACGAGGATCTGTCGGGCAAGCCGTTCGTCGGCCCAGCCGGCAAGTTGCTGGATCGCGCGCTCGAGGCCGCCGGCATCGAGCGCGGCGATGCCTACGTCACCAACGTGGTCAAGCACTTCAAGTGGGAGCCGCGCGGCAAGCGCCGCATCCACAAGAAACCGAGCACGACCGAGATGGTCGCGTGCCGGCCGTGGCTGGAAGCCGAGATCGACGTCGTCAAACCCGACCTGCTCGTGGCCCTCGGTGCAACCGCGGCGCAGTCGCTGCTCGGCAAGGCGTTCCGAGTCACCGAGCAGCGCGGCAAGGTGCTGGAGTCGGACTACGGCGTTCCGATCCTGGCCACGGTGCATCCGTCGTCGCTGCTGCGCGCGCCGGACGACGAAACGCGGCGGCGCGAGACCGACAGGTTCATCGCGGACCTGAAGGTTGCCCGGAAGCTCCTGAAATGA
- a CDS encoding DUF4056 domain-containing protein gives MRQASRSWPHLLGRRRRLHIAPALLALVALAGCARMMPQWRAPAEVRAPDGAVAAALGDTYRRATAAFDPTSIPEVPEPTNLRPCCAFGADLKVAVGAVPVPGFSLDNIRGPEEIGPHKFNIGLFETATDEERGVIERENNGLVYTCRGGFIDVAHIRDNADMTVYLSNSIARKMDAGGDILLSDQGGTRRIRLRAIPRQRIAAIGRRPLSLAMAQWLAYQISVWHEIATWYGYGTIPTWPEKVSAFSPEDLYSNLVGIKLAGGIIALRDTGDEDDYNRAMNAWMAMALKRLETVPRQDALQAMRSVDGIWWTSQARLPDFKLVLRRDFNIGPLVEPWLVDQAFAPAPGPDVGCTNAGPELILRVPSGLEGVRFEDDATLEIEVSDAVAAAGFPFPRPKSRVVTPADFAAIVERIRREHIAELGPRSDQPQR, from the coding sequence ATGCGCCAAGCGTCTCGATCCTGGCCACACCTTCTCGGACGCCGGCGGCGCCTGCACATTGCTCCTGCGCTCCTGGCGCTGGTGGCACTTGCCGGCTGCGCCCGAATGATGCCGCAGTGGCGGGCGCCGGCCGAGGTCCGAGCGCCGGACGGTGCCGTTGCCGCCGCGCTCGGCGACACCTATCGCCGCGCCACCGCGGCGTTCGATCCCACCTCGATTCCGGAGGTACCCGAGCCGACCAATCTGCGGCCGTGCTGTGCGTTCGGCGCAGACCTCAAGGTCGCCGTCGGTGCGGTCCCCGTGCCGGGCTTTTCGCTCGACAACATCCGCGGGCCCGAAGAGATCGGCCCGCACAAGTTCAACATCGGCCTGTTCGAGACGGCTACCGACGAGGAGCGCGGCGTCATCGAGCGCGAGAACAACGGTCTCGTCTACACGTGCCGCGGCGGCTTCATCGACGTCGCGCACATCCGCGACAACGCCGACATGACCGTCTACCTCTCCAACTCCATCGCGCGCAAGATGGACGCCGGCGGCGACATTCTGCTGTCGGACCAAGGCGGCACGCGCCGCATCCGCCTTCGCGCGATTCCCCGCCAGCGCATTGCCGCGATCGGCCGGCGGCCGCTGTCGCTGGCGATGGCGCAGTGGCTGGCCTACCAGATCTCGGTCTGGCACGAGATCGCCACTTGGTACGGCTACGGCACGATTCCCACCTGGCCCGAGAAGGTCTCCGCTTTTTCGCCCGAGGATCTCTACTCCAACCTGGTGGGCATCAAGCTGGCTGGCGGCATCATCGCGCTGCGCGATACCGGCGACGAGGACGACTACAACCGTGCCATGAACGCGTGGATGGCCATGGCGCTCAAGCGCCTGGAGACGGTCCCGCGGCAGGACGCCCTGCAGGCGATGCGATCCGTGGACGGAATCTGGTGGACGTCGCAGGCACGGCTGCCAGACTTCAAGCTGGTGCTGCGACGCGACTTCAACATCGGTCCTCTGGTGGAGCCCTGGCTGGTCGACCAGGCGTTCGCGCCCGCGCCGGGCCCGGATGTGGGCTGCACCAACGCAGGCCCCGAGCTGATCCTGCGCGTGCCCTCGGGCCTGGAAGGCGTCCGCTTCGAAGACGATGCGACGCTCGAGATCGAGGTCAGCGACGCCGTGGCCGCAGCCGGCTTCCCGTTTCCGCGGCCGAAGAGCCGCGTGGTGACGCCGGCGGATTTCGCCGCCATCGTCGAGCGTATCCGGCGCGAGCACATCGCCGAGCTGGGCCCGCGCTCGGACCAGCCGCAGAGGTAG
- a CDS encoding amylo-alpha-1,6-glucosidase: MSEIIQVQDEYYIRASSSLADDRTRVLKHGETFAVFDRYGDIRPLGLREQGIYHEGTRYLSLLTLHLGSERPLLLSSTVKEDNALLAVDLTNPDISHDHQVVVPRGAVHIFRSKFLWQGACYERIRVTNYSLAHVRLPMTLRFDADFADIFEVRGMERRSHGHRREPALDEGKIALSYLGLDDVTRTSYITFDPVPASRSAEHIEYRLDLAPRDVVTVFLTVSCNVGERCRITVDYATGAALSDDAFRSAREHDSVIHTSNGQFNDWINRSLVDLHMMTTNTPDGPYPYAGVPWFSTVFGRDGIITALETLWVNPGIARGVLAHLAATQAREDDAERDARPGKILHETRKGEMAALGEVPFGRYYGSVDSTPLFVMLAWEYAERSGDIAFVESLWPNVERALEWIDRYGDTDGDGMVDYQRRSPKGLVQQGWKDSNDSVFHADGELADGPIALCEVQGYVYAAYRAAAQLATMLGRPHLVDGYMTKATAMKERFETRFWCEEIASYALALDGAGRPCRVRTSNPGHCLFAGVASAERAALVAQSLMSEDMYSGWGVRTCSCVEKRYDPMSYHNGSVWPHDNALIAAGFSRYGLQHHAARIMNGLFEAAGFMDLHRLPELFCGFDRRPGEGPTMYPVACSPQAWAAGAVYMLLQASLGLHIDARRREVRFSNPSLPRFLRWIRISNLRVDGQSVDLFLERYRGDVGINVIRREGGVRVVAVK; this comes from the coding sequence GTGAGCGAAATCATCCAGGTCCAGGACGAGTACTACATTCGCGCATCGTCCTCGCTCGCCGACGACCGGACACGGGTCCTCAAGCATGGGGAGACCTTCGCAGTCTTCGACCGCTACGGCGACATCCGGCCGCTCGGCCTGCGCGAGCAGGGCATCTACCACGAAGGGACGCGCTACCTTTCGCTGCTGACTCTGCATCTGGGCAGCGAACGTCCGCTGCTGCTCAGCTCCACGGTCAAGGAAGACAACGCGCTGCTGGCGGTCGACCTGACCAATCCCGACATCTCGCATGACCATCAGGTGGTGGTGCCGCGCGGGGCGGTGCACATCTTCCGGAGCAAGTTCCTGTGGCAGGGTGCCTGCTACGAGCGCATCCGCGTCACCAACTATTCGCTGGCCCACGTCCGGCTTCCGATGACGCTCCGCTTCGACGCCGACTTCGCCGACATCTTCGAGGTGCGCGGCATGGAGCGTCGCTCGCACGGCCACCGCCGCGAGCCGGCTCTGGACGAGGGAAAGATCGCGCTCTCCTATCTAGGACTCGACGACGTTACGCGCACCTCCTACATCACCTTCGATCCGGTGCCGGCCTCGCGTTCCGCCGAACACATCGAGTACCGGCTCGATCTGGCGCCGCGCGACGTCGTCACCGTCTTCCTGACCGTCTCCTGCAACGTCGGCGAGCGCTGCCGCATCACGGTCGACTACGCCACCGGTGCGGCGCTGTCCGACGACGCGTTCCGCTCCGCCCGCGAGCACGACAGCGTCATCCACACATCCAACGGGCAGTTCAACGACTGGATCAATCGCTCTCTGGTCGATCTGCACATGATGACCACCAACACGCCCGACGGGCCCTATCCTTACGCGGGCGTGCCGTGGTTCAGCACGGTCTTCGGGCGCGACGGCATCATCACGGCGCTGGAGACGCTGTGGGTCAATCCGGGCATCGCGCGAGGCGTGCTCGCGCATCTGGCCGCCACGCAGGCGCGCGAGGATGATGCGGAGCGCGATGCGAGGCCCGGGAAGATCCTGCACGAGACGCGCAAGGGCGAAATGGCCGCGCTCGGCGAGGTTCCCTTCGGGCGCTACTATGGCAGCGTCGATTCCACGCCGCTGTTCGTGATGCTGGCGTGGGAGTATGCCGAGCGCAGCGGCGACATCGCGTTCGTCGAGTCGCTGTGGCCGAACGTGGAGCGCGCGCTCGAGTGGATCGACCGCTACGGCGACACCGACGGTGACGGCATGGTCGACTACCAGCGCCGCTCGCCCAAGGGGCTGGTGCAGCAGGGCTGGAAGGACTCGAACGATTCGGTCTTCCACGCCGACGGCGAGCTGGCCGACGGGCCCATCGCGCTGTGCGAAGTGCAGGGATACGTGTACGCCGCCTACAGGGCCGCCGCGCAGCTGGCCACGATGCTCGGCCGGCCGCATCTGGTCGACGGGTACATGACCAAGGCCACCGCGATGAAGGAGCGGTTCGAGACCAGGTTCTGGTGCGAGGAGATTGCCAGCTACGCACTGGCGCTGGACGGGGCCGGCCGCCCCTGCCGCGTTCGCACGTCCAACCCTGGCCATTGCCTGTTCGCCGGCGTCGCCTCGGCGGAGCGCGCGGCGCTGGTTGCGCAAAGCCTGATGAGCGAAGACATGTATTCGGGCTGGGGCGTGCGCACGTGCTCGTGCGTGGAGAAGCGGTACGACCCGATGTCGTACCACAACGGCTCGGTGTGGCCGCACGACAACGCGCTGATCGCGGCAGGGTTCTCGCGCTACGGCCTGCAGCACCACGCCGCGCGCATCATGAACGGCCTCTTCGAAGCCGCCGGCTTCATGGACCTGCACCGTCTCCCCGAGTTGTTCTGCGGCTTCGATCGGCGTCCCGGCGAAGGTCCCACCATGTACCCGGTGGCATGCTCGCCGCAGGCTTGGGCCGCCGGTGCCGTTTACATGCTGCTCCAGGCCAGCCTGGGCCTTCACATCGACGCACGCCGCCGAGAGGTGCGCTTCTCCAATCCGTCGCTGCCGCGCTTCCTGCGCTGGATTCGCATCAGCAACCTGCGGGTGGACGGCCAGAGCGTCGATCTGTTTCTGGAGCGCTACCGCGGCGACGTCGGCATCAACGTCATCCGCCGCGAAGGCGGCGTCCGCGTGGTCGCGGTGAAGTAG
- a CDS encoding class I SAM-dependent RNA methyltransferase, which yields MKLDLVATSTFGLEAVVMRELATLGHADARSPQTGRVEFSGDATALVRANIWLRSADRILVRVARREGITDFDTLLDLSYELPWEEWIAPDAAFPVAGRSIKSGLASVPAVQRTVKKAIAERLLRAHRCRHLPESGATVAVEAALLKDCLTLTIDSSGPGLHKRGYRDLTAAAPLRETLAAALVELSFWKRDRPLIDPFCGSGTIAIEAAMIGRNMAPGLRRGFAAEEWDAIDQRIWHEQRRAAEAAVQPPMQERIIATDLDEQALSMARRHAERAGVAEDIHFQRLAFHELSSSRKYGCLITNPPYGIRMEDRRDVLELYESMPEVFERLPTWSFFILTSWPGFEQVVGRRAERRRKLYNAQIECTYYQFHGPRP from the coding sequence GTGAAGCTCGACCTCGTCGCCACGTCCACGTTCGGCCTGGAAGCCGTGGTCATGCGCGAGCTTGCGACGCTCGGCCATGCCGACGCGCGATCGCCGCAGACGGGCCGGGTCGAATTCTCCGGCGACGCCACCGCGCTCGTGCGTGCGAACATCTGGCTGCGCAGCGCCGACCGCATTCTCGTCCGCGTGGCACGCCGCGAAGGCATCACCGATTTCGATACGCTGCTCGACCTGTCCTACGAGCTGCCGTGGGAGGAGTGGATCGCGCCGGATGCCGCGTTTCCCGTAGCGGGGCGGTCGATCAAGAGCGGGCTCGCCAGCGTCCCGGCGGTGCAACGCACCGTCAAGAAGGCCATCGCGGAGCGGCTGCTGAGGGCGCACCGTTGCCGGCATCTGCCCGAAAGCGGCGCAACCGTCGCCGTCGAGGCCGCCCTTCTCAAGGACTGCCTGACGCTCACCATCGACAGCAGCGGCCCCGGTCTGCACAAGCGCGGCTACCGCGACCTGACCGCCGCGGCACCGCTTCGCGAGACGCTGGCGGCGGCGCTGGTGGAGCTGTCGTTCTGGAAGCGCGATCGCCCGCTCATCGATCCCTTCTGCGGCAGCGGAACCATCGCGATCGAAGCCGCGATGATCGGCCGCAACATGGCTCCGGGGCTTCGCCGCGGCTTCGCGGCCGAGGAATGGGATGCCATCGACCAGCGCATCTGGCACGAACAGCGGCGCGCGGCCGAGGCTGCGGTGCAGCCGCCGATGCAGGAACGCATCATCGCGACCGACCTGGACGAGCAGGCGCTGTCGATGGCGCGACGTCATGCCGAGCGCGCAGGCGTCGCCGAGGACATCCATTTTCAGCGCCTCGCCTTCCACGAGCTGTCGTCGAGCCGCAAGTACGGCTGCCTCATCACCAACCCGCCCTATGGCATCCGCATGGAGGATCGCCGCGACGTGCTCGAGCTCTACGAGTCGATGCCGGAGGTGTTCGAGCGGCTGCCGACTTGGTCGTTCTTCATCCTGACGTCGTGGCCGGGTTTCGAGCAGGTGGTGGGCCGGCGCGCCGAACGGCGGCGCAAACTGTACAACGCGCAGATCGAGTGCACGTACTACCAGTTTCACGGACCGCGGCCGTAG
- a CDS encoding glycosyltransferase family 4 protein translates to MRIAQVSPLYESVPPRCYGGTERVVSWLTEELVQMGHEVTLYASGDSVTSARLVATCPRSLRLNESSCDQLAHHLVMLERLKREAHYYDIIHYHCDYMHFPFSRQIRTPHVTTLHGRLDIPDLVPLYREFSEMVVVSISNAQREPLPWLPWAGTVHHGLPPDMYELSENAEGYLAFLGRVSPEKGLDRAIRIATRLGWPLKIAAKVDAADRRYFEETIKPQLDRPGIEWIGEIAQADKQAFLGNAAALLFPIDWPEPFGLVMIEAMACGTPVIAFERGSVAEVIEDGVSGYVVRDIDGAVQAVARIDRLSRRRCRERFERRFVSSRMAREYVKIYESVAGRMTSSDPCVAGDTPGGSVAGGDGGLRLS, encoded by the coding sequence GTGCGCATCGCCCAGGTTTCTCCTCTGTATGAAAGCGTTCCCCCACGATGTTACGGCGGCACCGAACGGGTCGTTTCCTGGCTCACCGAAGAGCTGGTCCAGATGGGACACGAGGTCACGCTCTATGCCAGCGGGGATTCGGTCACGAGCGCAAGGCTGGTGGCCACCTGCCCGCGCTCGCTGCGACTGAACGAGAGCTCCTGTGACCAACTCGCGCACCACCTGGTGATGCTCGAGCGGCTGAAGCGCGAGGCCCATTACTACGACATCATCCACTACCACTGCGACTACATGCATTTCCCGTTCTCCCGGCAGATCCGCACGCCGCACGTGACGACGCTGCACGGCCGTCTGGACATTCCCGATCTGGTGCCGCTGTATCGCGAGTTCTCGGAGATGGTGGTGGTGTCGATTTCCAACGCCCAGCGCGAGCCTCTGCCCTGGCTTCCATGGGCGGGCACCGTGCACCATGGGCTGCCTCCCGACATGTACGAGCTGTCGGAGAACGCCGAAGGGTATCTGGCCTTCCTCGGACGCGTCTCGCCGGAAAAGGGCCTGGATCGTGCAATCCGGATCGCGACTCGTCTGGGCTGGCCGCTGAAGATCGCGGCCAAGGTGGACGCCGCCGACCGGCGCTACTTCGAGGAGACGATCAAGCCGCAGCTGGATCGGCCTGGCATCGAATGGATAGGCGAGATCGCGCAGGCCGACAAGCAGGCGTTTCTCGGCAACGCCGCCGCGCTCCTGTTTCCCATCGACTGGCCGGAGCCTTTCGGGCTGGTGATGATCGAGGCGATGGCGTGCGGCACGCCGGTCATCGCGTTCGAACGAGGATCGGTAGCGGAAGTGATCGAGGACGGGGTCAGCGGCTACGTCGTGCGCGACATCGACGGCGCCGTGCAGGCCGTCGCGCGCATCGACCGCCTCAGCCGCAGGCGCTGCCGCGAGCGGTTCGAGCGCCGCTTCGTCAGCAGCCGCATGGCGCGCGAGTACGTGAAAATCTACGAAAGCGTGGCTGGACGAATGACCTCCTCCGACCCTTGCGTAGCCGGCGACACGCCAGGCGGCTCCGTGGCTGGAGGAGACGGCGGCCTGCGCCTGTCGTAA